The following proteins are encoded in a genomic region of Anas acuta chromosome 28, bAnaAcu1.1, whole genome shotgun sequence:
- the EFNA4 gene encoding ephrin-A4 has translation MRPAPLLGLLLWAPLLWAPPPPVRGLRHGVHWNGSNPRFLRDDYTIQVSINDYLDIYCPHYEGAVPAGRAETFTLFMVDREGYRGCYETPGAFKRWECNQPQAPFGPVRFSEKIQRFTPFSLGFEFQPGETYYYISVPSPESAGRCLKLRVSVCCRATTPEPVTEVPNSQPRGRGTPDDAGTPRDTAAPALPQRRAQCLALTLLALLWI, from the exons ATGCGCCCCGCGCCGCTGCTCGGGCTCCTGCTCTGGGCGCCGCTGCTCTGGGCACCGCCGCCGCCGGTGCGCGGCCTCCGACACGGCGTCCACTGGAACGGGAGCAACCCCAG GTTCCTGCGGGACGACTACACCATCCAGGTGTCCATCAATGACTACCTGGACATCTACTGCCCGCACTACGAGGGGGCTGTGCCCGCCGGCCGGGCAGAGACGTTCACGCTCTTCATGGTGGACCGGGAGGGCTACCGCGGCTGCTACGAGACCCCCGGGGCCTTCAAACGCTGGGAGTGCAACCAGCCCCAAGCGCCCTTCGGGCCCGTCCGCTTCTCGGAGAAGATCCAGCGCTTCACCCCCTTCTCGCTCGGCTTCGAGTTCCAGCCGGGGGAGACCTACTACTACATCT ccgtgcccagccccgaGAGCGCCGGGCGCTGCCTGAAGCTGCGCGTCTCCGTCTGCTGCAGAGCCACCA CGCCGGAGCCGGTGACGGAGGTTCCCAATTCCCAGCCCCGTGGGCGAGGGACCCCCGACG aCGCGGGGACGCCCCGGGACACcgcggccccggccctgccACAGCGCCGTGCCCAGTGCCTGGCTCTTACGCTCCTCGCCCTGCTCTGGATCTGA